Genomic window (Croceicoccus sp. Ery15):
GTTCCTGCCCCAGTTCGGTCGGGGTGCGGCTGTGCAGACGGATGCCATCCGCGCCTGCCCGATTGCCGACCGGCAGAACGGAAAGGCCACGCGCCGCGGCGCGTGCGATGGCCGCATCGCTATGCGCATCGCCGGCCCAGACCACCGCATGGCCACCATCAGACACCACCTCGTCGAACAGGCGCATCTTGGCAGCGAAATAATCGTCCATATCAGCGTGATAGTCGAGGTGATCGCGCGACAGATTGGTAAAGGCACCAGCCGCGACCTGCAGCCCCTCGTTGCGGAACTGCGACAGCCCGTGGCTCGACGCTTCATAGGCGACATGGGTCACCCCTTCGCGCGCCAGACCCGTCATATTCGACAGGAACGTCACGATATCGGGCGTGGTCAGCCCGGTCGAAACGCTTTCGTCGGGGGTGGTCACGCCCAGCGTGCCGATGCTGGCAGCGGAAAATCCGCACATTCGCCAGATCTGGCGCGTCATCTCGACCGTGCTGGTCTTGCCGTTGGTGCCCGTGACGGCGACGACGGTTGAGGGGACCGGCTGAAAGAATTGCGCCGCCATACGGGCAAAGGCCCTGCGCGGCAGCGGATCGGCCACGTGCAGCGCGCCGGTCACCTCGGCTTCGGGCCGGGCGACAATGGCCACCGCGCCGCTTGCGACGGCGGCGGGGATGAAATCCTCGCCATTGACGCTGGCACCCTGAAACGCGCCGAACACGGTGCCGGGGGCAACCTTGCGATGGTCGATGGCAAAGCCGGTGACATTCGCATCACCCGCGCCATCGGCCCGAATGGCGGCCCGTTCCAAAAGGGTCGACAGGCGCATCAGTGCGCGTCCTTCCCGACCAGCGGGCGCAGATCGGTAAGGTCGATGTCGCGGCTGTCGTCGGGATAAACGCCCAGCATCGGGCCGATGCGCGGCACGACATTACCCACCACCATGGCCGCGTTCCACGCCGCCGTGCGCTGATAGGACGTGGCCGCCGTGCCCTGTGGCTCGTCCATCATGGCGACGACGACATAGCGCGGATTATCCATCGGAAAGGCGCTGGCGAACGTGGTGACAAGCGATGTGCGCTTGTAACCGCCTGCACCCGGCTTTTCGGCACTGCCGGTCTTGCCGCCAATGCGAAAGCCCGGCGCGTCGGCCTTGCGCCCCGTACCGTCGGTGACGATCATGCGCAGCATCTGGCGCATGCGGGCGCTGGTCGCTTCCTTGAACACGCGGCGGCCCTGCGGCACTTCGCCCGCGTTCAGCTTTTTCAGCGTGGCGGGGCGCCAGATGCCGCCGTTCACCATCGCGGCATAGGCACTGGCCAGATGCAACGGAGTCACCGCGATTCCATGGCCATAAGACACGGTCATCGTCGTCAGCCGCGGCCATTCGCCCGAACGCCAGATCGGAAAGCCGCGTGCGGGCAGTTCGATATGGGGCCGCTCGTTAAAGCCCAGCTGCTCCATCTTGGCCTTCATGCGCGCCGAACCCAGCTCGTCCGCAATCTGCGCTGTGCCGATATTCGACGAATGCATCAGGATTTCGGGCACATTCAGCGATGCGCCAATGGTGTGGCTGTCACGGATCGAAAAGCGTCCCACGCGCAGCGGCGCGCCAGTCGGCCAGCGACGCGCCAGATTGCCCACCGTGCCCGCATCGATCGCTGCCGCCACCGACAACGGCTTGAAAGTAGATCCAAGCTCGTAAACCTGATTGGTCACGCGGTTGAACATCAGTTCCATGCCGCGTTCGTCGATATGGTTGGGGTCAAAGGTGGGCAGTGAAGCCAGCGCGACCACTTCCCCCGTATCGACATCCATCACGATGCCGCCCGCGCCCTTGGCCTGTGCCAGACCCATCACGCGGTAAAGTTCATCCTCCAGCGCGGCCTGAACGCGGGCGTCAATGGCCAGCGCCACCGGCGCACCGCGCGTGGCAGGGTCGGTCAGCTGCTTGTCGAACACTTCTTCCATGCCGACATGGCCGCCGCCGTCCGCACCGACATAGCCCAGCACATGGGCGGCCAGCGTGCCTTCGGGGTAATAGCGGCTGGGTTCCGCAGGCGGGTTCAGCGCGGGTTCGCCAATGGCATGCACGCGATTGGCCTGTTCGGGCAGGATGCGGCGGCGCAGATATTGCCCCTTGCCGCTGGCAAGGCGGCGGGTCAGGTCCGCCTCGTCCATGTCGGGAAAAATCCTGACCAGTTCGCGCGCGATATCTTTGGCAGGACGGGTCAGCGGTTCGCCGCCTTCCATCGCCTTGGGATTGAACCACAGCGCATAGCTTTTGAAATCACGCGCCAGCGGGATACCGTTGCGATCGGTCAACTCGCCGCGGTCGGGCACCAGCAGGCTGGACCCGCTGGCATGGGCGGTATCGGCCTCAAACAGGCCGAGCATCCCGACGCGCAGCACCAGAACCGCGGTCGCTGCAGCGAAGATAAAGGCGATCACGATCGCGCGCTGCTTCGCCATTTTCAGCGTTTCGGTGCGCAAATTATAGCGCCGCGCGGGCGGCGGCGGCGCCATCCCGCTGTCACCTGCGTCCAGCGCGGGCAGACTGGCCGCATTCAGCGCACGTGCCGCCACACCCCGCAGATCGGGCAGACTGGCCGATGGAAAGAGCGGCAGCGTGGCCATCAGCGGTGCTTCGCGCCCGCTTCGGCGACGACGCCCTGAAAATCGAAGCTGTCGGCAAATTGCCGCGCGGTCTTGGGCGCAGGCTCGGGAGCCAGTCGGCGCGCGATATCGGCCCGCTCGCCCGCACTCAGCGAGGCGGGCCTGGCGGTTTCGGCAGCCGCGAGCCTTACAGGATCGGGGCGGACAGGATCATTGCGGGTGGGCTCTCCCTTCAGCGGCTTGGCCACACGTTCGCTGGCGGGCGCGGTCTTGTCGTCGCGCGCGACCAGCTGGCGCATCATCTGCGGCGCAGTCTTGTCGGCAGCGGCAAGGCGGATGCCGTCTGCGGGCGCCTTTGCGGCATCCGACGCATCGGCCATCAGCACTTCGCCTGCACCCGAAGGCGCGATATCCAGCGGCTTGCCCAGTGCGGCCAGCTGCGCGCCATCGGCAATGAACTGGCTGGCATCGGGCGCGCTATAGCCAAAGTCGACTTCGTTCCAGCGGGCCAGCTGCTGCTGACGCGCGCGGGTCTGGAATTCGGTTTCCAGAATCGCGATCTCTTCCTGAACCGATGTGATCTGCCGCTCGGTATCGGCGATATCGCTTTTCACCGCGGTCACTTGCAGCATCAGCGCAAAGCAGATCGCGCCCGACACGCCCAATGCGCCGGTCCACAGCACGGAATGCAGGCGGTTGCGATTGGTCATGCGAAGGCCCTTTCGGAAGCGGGACGAGCAGGAGCAGCCGTGCGCACGGCAGCGCGCAGCACAGCAGAACGGGAGCGCGGGTTGCGCAGGATTTCGGATTCGGTGGCGCGAACGGCGCGCATCGGCTTTTCGAAGGCGGCACGTCCGGACGACCGCAAATCGGGCAGATGGCGCGAAGGCGCAGCACCGCTATTAGACGCATCGCGCAGGAAACGCTTTACCATGCGGTCTTCAAGACTGTGGAAACTTACAACTGCCAGACGGCCGCCTGCGCCAAGCAGCTCTTCCGCCGCGCCCAGCCCCGCCGCCAGCTCGTCCAGCTCGCCGTTCACATGGATGCGGATCGCCTGAAAGCTGCGGGTTGCCGGGTCCTTCGGCATATGCGGCTTATAGCCCAGCGCCTTGCGCACCACATGGGCAAGCTGGCCGGTGGTTTCCAGCGGACGGGCCGCGACAATGGCACGGGCCACGCGGCGCGACTGGCGCTCTTCGCCATATTGGTACAGCACGTCGGCGATCACGCCTTCGTCGGCAGTATTGACGAAGTCGGCGGCGCTCTCGCCCTCGCGGCTCATCCGCATGTCCAACGGCCCGTCGAGCGAGAAGGCAAAGCCGCGCTCGGCCTGATCGAGCTGCATTGACGAGACGCCGATATCCATGACCACGCCATCGACCTGCGCCACACCCGCATCGGCCATGGCGCCGGTCATTTCGGAAAAGCGGCGCGGATGCAGGATCAGGCGCGGCGCATCGCCCGCCAGTTCGGGCCATGCGGCGGGATTATTGTGAACGGCTTCGATCGCGGTGGGGTCACGATCGAAGCCGTGCACGATTGCGCCTGCATCAAGCAGGGCGCGGGTGTAACCACCGGCGCCGAAAGTGGCATCGATGATCACATCGCCGGGCCGAGGGGAGAGCGCGGCGAGAACTTCGTCCAGCAGAACGGGAATGTGGGGGGCGTTGGGATCAGCAGGGCCGGTCACTTGCGCCCCCTTCCCTTGGAAGGCTTGGCGGCATCGGCCATCATCGCCTTGCAGGCAGCCTTGGCGGCCTCCCATTCGGGGCCCATCGCCATCAGGCGTTCGGGGTTCCAGATGGTGAAGAAAGCGCCGCCGCCCTGAAAGAACAGCTGGTCGTCCAACCCGCCCAGATCGACCATGAAATCGGGCAGGATGAAGCGGCCCGAATCGTCGAAGGGCACTTCCTGAAAACCGAAAAGCTGGGCCGAGCGCGTATCGCGGTCGAATTCGCGGCCAGCCTGATAGGCACGGCCTTCCTCGCGATCCAGCTCTTCCTCAAGCCGGTCGAGGCGCGACAGGCCAAAGCCGGTCAGGCAGTCGAAACGGTCATGCTTGGCAACGCACAGCACGCGCTGGTCTTCGGAACTTTCGCGGATCACCTTGCGGAAGCTGGGCGGCAGGACGAACCGGCCCTTTTCGCCGCGAAGCGAAAAGCCCTGCCCCCTGTAGATGAATGGCCTTGAAGCCACTTGCACCACCCCTGCCTAAACCTGATCCGCCAGATCCCGAAACGCCCCCGAAAGCCCGTCATGCGCAGCCGTCCCCGCGCCGGGGCGCACGATCCCGTGGCCCGGCGCACCCCCGGCGGGTGCGACAAACGAAACATCCGATTGATGGAATCGGTCTTACATTGGGATGATCGGGGATGAAAGGGGAAATTACGGGAAATTGCGTTCACAAGCGACGAAACGGTGGAAATCCGCCATCTTGCACCGCTTGCCAAACCGTTTCGCAAAGCCCGCAAACGGCCATAAAAGCCGCAGAATCGCTAGGATTCCGGCGCTCTCCCGTCAATTCCCCGATATGGGCTTGTGGATTTCCCGTCATTTCCCCGATTTGCACCGGAACGGGCGTGTTTCCCTATGCGTCGGGTGCCCCGAACGCGCTGTCCAACAGCTTTTCCAGCGCCGCGCGTGCCGACTCGTCGGGATGATCCCCGTCCTCTACCAAGGCGGCATCGGCCAGCAGTAGCGCCGTTCCCGCACCGATCTGACAATGCGCCACCAGTGCATTTTCGCTGAGTTTACAGCGGCTTTCATGGCCGCCGCCGGTCAACCGCCAGCGTCCCGCCATCCTGACCGGAATGGCAAGCGGCCCGTCCGAAACGCCATCATTCGGGGACGACGCGGGATCGAAGGTCAGTTCCAAACCCCAGCGCGCCAATATCGGGGACAATAGCGCGACCGGCTGCGGCGCGCGCGCATCGCCAAGCCCGTATTCGCTATGCGCCGTCAGCATCGGATCGGCGAGGAGCAGCACATGACCGCCGCCGCGCACCCAATCGTCGAGCGCCACATTCTCGTCCCCCGCAAGCGCGCGCGGCTGCGCCAGCAGCAGAAAGCCCCGATCCCCGATCTGCGTCAGCCGGTCGACCGGCACGGGGCGGAAACGCGCCTCCAGCGCCTGTTTCACCCAATGTCCCGCATGATCCCCGGACAACATGGCGCCCACATCGCCCTCGGCCCAGAAAATCGGCAGGCTGGTCATCACCGCCAGTTCCGGACGATCGGCGGGCGCGGGCGCGGCCTGCTGCGCATCGCAGCCCGCCAGCGCGAGCGCGACACCGGCGCAAGCGCCAATCAACCTATTGATCGATCGCCTCGGCATCGGCGGGCGTGTTCGCGGGGGGATTTTCGGACACCATCTGTTCGGCGGGAAGATCGGGAACGATGATCTGTTCCGAAGGCAATTCGGGCACCACACCGGCATCGACCAGCGGATCGCCGGTTTTCGATTGCGGCTCCGCCGCCGCCTCGGGCTTGGCCGGATCGTCGGCCTGCCGCGCCTGTTGCATGATCGTGCTGGCCAGCCCGACCACCAGCACCATGGCCGCCAGCCCGCCGATCCCCACTTGCAGTCGCTGCATCGCCTGCGTGCGCGTGCCGCGCAGATCGGGCGGTGTCATCTCGGTCAGCGGGGACTTGGTATCAGCCATGGAACGGTATCAGTCTTCCAGCCACGGAAACACGGGCAGACCCTTTTCGCGCAGCCACGCCGCATTATACAGCGTGGAGAGATAGCGGAAACCCGTATCGCACAGGATCGTCGCCACCCGCGCCGGACGGCCCAGCCTTGCGGTCAGTTCCTGCCCCAGCCGTACGGCGCCCGCGACATTGATGCCCGACGACAGGCCCAGCGCCAGCCCTTCCTCTGCCAGCAGGCGGCGAACCCATTCCAGCCCTTCCTCGTCCGAAATGCGATATTGCAGGTCGACCGGCGCATCTTCCAGATTGGCGGTAATCCGCCCCTGCCCGATGCCTTCGGCCACCGAATTACCTTCGGCTTTCAGCTCGCCATGGGCGTAATATTCATACAGCGCCGCGCCATGCGGGTCCGACAGGGCGATGGCGACATTCTCGTCAAACGCCTTTAGCCCCATGCCGACGCCAGCCAGCGTGCCGCCGGTGCCGACCGCGCAGGTAAAACCGTCGATCTTGCCGCCCATCTGTTCCCAGATTTCAGGCGCGGTGCTTTCGATATGGGCGCGGCGGTTGGCGATATTGTCGAACTGGTTGGCCCAGACCGCGCCCGGCGTTTCCCCTGCCAGGCGGCGCGAGGTGTGGACGAAATGGGCCGGATTGGCGAATTTCGTGGGCGGCACGGTGACGAGTTCCGCCCCCAACGCCCGCAGCGTCGCCATTTTCTCCTGGCTCTGGTTGTCGGGCATGACGATGATCGTCTTGTACCCGCGCGCATTGGCGACCAGCGCGATGCCGATGCCGGTATTGCCCGCCGTCCCCTCCACAACGGTGCCGCCCGGCTTCAGCTCGCCGCGTTCTTCCGCGTCGCGAATGATGCCAAGCGCCGCGCGGTCCTTGACCGAGGCGCCCGGGTTCGCGAATTCGCATTTGCCAAAGATGTCGCAGCCAGCCGCTTCGCTGGGGCCCTTCAGGCGGACGAGCGGCGTGTTGCCGATAAGAGAGACGGTGTCAGGGATCGTGTTCATTATGCGTCTTCAGGTAAGGTCGCACCGTCGCAAGGGCAAACAAGAATTGCTTTCACGCCGCCCAAGCCACGCGTTTCGCCGCTATTCCCGCGCGGCACGGATCGCGGCGCCCGCGGCAAAGGGCGCGATGGCCAGCAGCACAAGGCTGACCGCGCCCGCCAGCGCGATGCCGCCCGCGCCCTGTTCCTGCAATCCGCCCGCGCCGAAGATCAGCACCGGCACCGCAAGCGGCAACAGCAACAATCCTGCCAGAGCGGCCCCGCCGCGCAATCCCGCCGTGATCGCGGCGATCATCACGCCCAGCGCCGCCAGCCCCGGCGTACCCGCCAGAAGGCCCAGTTCCACGCGCCACAACTGATCGCCCGGCAGGTTGAACAATGCAGCGGCAGGCAGGGCCGCCAGCATCAGCAGCGGCGCAAAGGTCAGCCAGTGTGCCGCAATCCGCGCGGCCATGGTCCATTCCTCGGCCATGCCGCGCAGCGCCCATTGGTCGAAGAATCCCTGATCCAGATCGGGTTCGACCAGCCGGTCGAGCGGCAATATGCTGGCCAGCAATGCCGCGACCCAGATGATGCCCCCGCCCGTCCGCGCCAGCATCGCGGCATCGGGGCCGATGGCAAAAGGCAGCAGGATCGCTACCGACAGGAAGAACAGCACCGGCAGCATCGCCCCGCCGCGGCGCCCTCCGCCCGTCAGCAACAGTGCCAGATCGCGGCGCAATATCGCCAGCCACATGCGCATCATGCCGCGAAATCCGCGACATTCAGCACGCGCCCGCCCGGCAGGGCGATCGGCTGGTGCGAGGCGGCAATGCAGATACCGCCCGATGCGCAATGGCGGGCGGCCAATGCTTCGACCATGGCCACCGAAGCATTGTCGAGACCGTTCAGCGGCTCGTCCAGCAGCCACACCGGCGCCTGGCCTGCGATCGTGCGCGCAAGGGCGGCGCGCTTGCGCTGACCGGTGGACAGGAAACGCACCGGCACATCGAGCAGTCCGGTAATCGCAGTGGCCTGCGCCACTTCGTCAAGCCGCGATGCCGGCACGCCGTCGCAACGCGCCCAGAATTGCAGCGCGCGGCCCAGCGGCAGATGCGCGTCGAGAGCAGGCCGTTCGTCGAGCAGAGCGATCGATCCCTTGCCGGTCACCGTGCCCGCAAAGGGCCGCAAGAGCCCTGCCAATATGCGCATCAGGCTGGATTTGCCGCTGCCGTTCGGACCGGTCAGGTGCAGCGCCCCGCCCGCCGTGACATCCAGCGAAAGGCCGGCGAACAGCATCCGGTCGCCGCGCACGCAGGCAAGGCCGGTGGCAGCGATCGAACAAAGATCCGTCGGCAGGTCTGTCGGGGCGGCGGCTTCCATCGCTTCGGCCTCTATGCCACAGCACCGGTTTCGCCAAGCATGTTGGAGTTTGCACTATGGTCGCCCGTCTGACCGAGACCGAAATCGCCGCCGCCCTTGACGATCTGACCGGCTGGACCCTGCGCGGGGACGGGCTGGCGATCACCCGCACGCTGACATTCAAGGATTTCGCCGAAGCGTTCGGTTTCATGAGCCATATCGCCATACTGGCCGAAAAGGCGGACCATCACCCCGAATGGTTCAATGTCTATAACCGCGTCGACATTACGCTAACCACGCATGATGCCGGCGGCCTGTCGGCCCGCGATGTCGCATTGGCGCGCCAGATCGACGCCGCCGCCTGACCGGATCAAAGCGTGGCGCTGTTATAGGTGTGCCATGCGAAAATCGCTGCCGCGCCGCGATGGGGGCGAAACGCCTCTCCCATCGCGCGGGTCTGCTTTTCGCTTGGCCGCTCGTCCATATCGGCCAGCCGCCCCACCGCGATCTGCACCGCCAGATCGCCCGCGGGCCAGATATCCGGCCGCCCCTCGGCAAACAGCAGATAGATTTCGGCCGACCATCGCCCGATGCCCTTGATCCGCACCAGCTGCGCGATCGCGTCCTCGTCGTCATCGGGCAGCGAGTTCAGGTCGAGCTCGCCGCTTTCCACCAGCTCGCACAGGGAACGCGCATAACCCTGTTTCTGGCGCGACAAGCCGCAGGCGCGCAAATCGTCGAAACTGGCCTGCAACAGTGCGGCAGGCGCGATGTCCTCTCCCAGATGGCCGGTCAGCTTGCGCCACACCGAATCGGCTGCCGCCACCGACACCTGCTGCCCGACAATGGTGCGCAGCAATGTGCGATAGCCGGTGGGCCGGATTCGTTCCTCAGGGTATCCGTGCTGCGCCAGCGCCGCGGCCCAGCGCGGGTCGCGCGCCGCAATCGCGTCCAGCCCCGTGCGGATATTGGCGCTTTTCAAGCCCATCGGCGGTTCCGATCCTGTTTCGCGATGCTGCGTATCACCGGCGCAAAAAACGAGCACCCTTGCCTTTTCATGCGGCAGCCTTTAGCGAGCCGCGACGAAAACTTGCCCGTCCCTAAC
Coding sequences:
- a CDS encoding UDP-N-acetylmuramoyl-L-alanyl-D-glutamate--2,6-diaminopimelate ligase; this encodes MRLSTLLERAAIRADGAGDANVTGFAIDHRKVAPGTVFGAFQGASVNGEDFIPAAVASGAVAIVARPEAEVTGALHVADPLPRRAFARMAAQFFQPVPSTVVAVTGTNGKTSTVEMTRQIWRMCGFSAASIGTLGVTTPDESVSTGLTTPDIVTFLSNMTGLAREGVTHVAYEASSHGLSQFRNEGLQVAAGAFTNLSRDHLDYHADMDDYFAAKMRLFDEVVSDGGHAVVWAGDAHSDAAIARAAARGLSVLPVGNRAGADGIRLHSRTPTELGQELALRFAGADYRVKLPLIGAYQAANALVAAGLVIAAAGAAGPAAAQVFDAMARLQPVRGRLERAALNRAGAPSYVDYAHTPEALEAAIVALRPHVGASGRLIIVFGAGGDRDTGKRGPMGAIAARDADIAIVTDDNPRGEDPAAIRAAVLAGAQGAANISEIAGRREAIAAATAQAGKGDIVLIAGKGHEQGQIYGRGEATRVHPFDDVTIARECAA
- a CDS encoding penicillin-binding protein 2, with the translated sequence MAPPPPARRYNLRTETLKMAKQRAIVIAFIFAAATAVLVLRVGMLGLFEADTAHASGSSLLVPDRGELTDRNGIPLARDFKSYALWFNPKAMEGGEPLTRPAKDIARELVRIFPDMDEADLTRRLASGKGQYLRRRILPEQANRVHAIGEPALNPPAEPSRYYPEGTLAAHVLGYVGADGGGHVGMEEVFDKQLTDPATRGAPVALAIDARVQAALEDELYRVMGLAQAKGAGGIVMDVDTGEVVALASLPTFDPNHIDERGMELMFNRVTNQVYELGSTFKPLSVAAAIDAGTVGNLARRWPTGAPLRVGRFSIRDSHTIGASLNVPEILMHSSNIGTAQIADELGSARMKAKMEQLGFNERPHIELPARGFPIWRSGEWPRLTTMTVSYGHGIAVTPLHLASAYAAMVNGGIWRPATLKKLNAGEVPQGRRVFKEATSARMRQMLRMIVTDGTGRKADAPGFRIGGKTGSAEKPGAGGYKRTSLVTTFASAFPMDNPRYVVVAMMDEPQGTAATSYQRTAAWNAAMVVGNVVPRIGPMLGVYPDDSRDIDLTDLRPLVGKDAH
- the rsmH gene encoding 16S rRNA (cytosine(1402)-N(4))-methyltransferase RsmH: MTGPADPNAPHIPVLLDEVLAALSPRPGDVIIDATFGAGGYTRALLDAGAIVHGFDRDPTAIEAVHNNPAAWPELAGDAPRLILHPRRFSEMTGAMADAGVAQVDGVVMDIGVSSMQLDQAERGFAFSLDGPLDMRMSREGESAADFVNTADEGVIADVLYQYGEERQSRRVARAIVAARPLETTGQLAHVVRKALGYKPHMPKDPATRSFQAIRIHVNGELDELAAGLGAAEELLGAGGRLAVVSFHSLEDRMVKRFLRDASNSGAAPSRHLPDLRSSGRAAFEKPMRAVRATESEILRNPRSRSAVLRAAVRTAAPARPASERAFA
- a CDS encoding division/cell wall cluster transcriptional repressor MraZ, which translates into the protein MASRPFIYRGQGFSLRGEKGRFVLPPSFRKVIRESSEDQRVLCVAKHDRFDCLTGFGLSRLDRLEEELDREEGRAYQAGREFDRDTRSAQLFGFQEVPFDDSGRFILPDFMVDLGGLDDQLFFQGGGAFFTIWNPERLMAMGPEWEAAKAACKAMMADAAKPSKGRGRK
- a CDS encoding GldG family protein; this encodes MIGACAGVALALAGCDAQQAAPAPADRPELAVMTSLPIFWAEGDVGAMLSGDHAGHWVKQALEARFRPVPVDRLTQIGDRGFLLLAQPRALAGDENVALDDWVRGGGHVLLLADPMLTAHSEYGLGDARAPQPVALLSPILARWGLELTFDPASSPNDGVSDGPLAIPVRMAGRWRLTGGGHESRCKLSENALVAHCQIGAGTALLLADAALVEDGDHPDESARAALEKLLDSAFGAPDA
- a CDS encoding cysteine synthase A; this translates as MNTIPDTVSLIGNTPLVRLKGPSEAAGCDIFGKCEFANPGASVKDRAALGIIRDAEERGELKPGGTVVEGTAGNTGIGIALVANARGYKTIIVMPDNQSQEKMATLRALGAELVTVPPTKFANPAHFVHTSRRLAGETPGAVWANQFDNIANRRAHIESTAPEIWEQMGGKIDGFTCAVGTGGTLAGVGMGLKAFDENVAIALSDPHGAALYEYYAHGELKAEGNSVAEGIGQGRITANLEDAPVDLQYRISDEEGLEWVRRLLAEEGLALGLSSGINVAGAVRLGQELTARLGRPARVATILCDTGFRYLSTLYNAAWLREKGLPVFPWLED
- a CDS encoding heme exporter protein CcmB, translating into MRMWLAILRRDLALLLTGGGRRGGAMLPVLFFLSVAILLPFAIGPDAAMLARTGGGIIWVAALLASILPLDRLVEPDLDQGFFDQWALRGMAEEWTMAARIAAHWLTFAPLLMLAALPAAALFNLPGDQLWRVELGLLAGTPGLAALGVMIAAITAGLRGGAALAGLLLLPLAVPVLIFGAGGLQEQGAGGIALAGAVSLVLLAIAPFAAGAAIRAARE
- the ccmA gene encoding heme ABC exporter ATP-binding protein CcmA gives rise to the protein MEAAAPTDLPTDLCSIAATGLACVRGDRMLFAGLSLDVTAGGALHLTGPNGSGKSSLMRILAGLLRPFAGTVTGKGSIALLDERPALDAHLPLGRALQFWARCDGVPASRLDEVAQATAITGLLDVPVRFLSTGQRKRAALARTIAGQAPVWLLDEPLNGLDNASVAMVEALAARHCASGGICIAASHQPIALPGGRVLNVADFAA
- a CDS encoding 4a-hydroxytetrahydrobiopterin dehydratase is translated as MVARLTETEIAAALDDLTGWTLRGDGLAITRTLTFKDFAEAFGFMSHIAILAEKADHHPEWFNVYNRVDITLTTHDAGGLSARDVALARQIDAAA
- a CDS encoding DNA-3-methyladenine glycosylase: MGLKSANIRTGLDAIAARDPRWAAALAQHGYPEERIRPTGYRTLLRTIVGQQVSVAAADSVWRKLTGHLGEDIAPAALLQASFDDLRACGLSRQKQGYARSLCELVESGELDLNSLPDDDEDAIAQLVRIKGIGRWSAEIYLLFAEGRPDIWPAGDLAVQIAVGRLADMDERPSEKQTRAMGEAFRPHRGAAAIFAWHTYNSATL